Part of the Paenibacillus sp. FSL R7-0273 genome is shown below.
TATCTTCAATCATCCGGACGATATAGTCTCTTCGGAACATTACTGCCACGCCTCCCCGGAAAATATGCTAACTGCCGTTTTATATAACCGCAGTCAACTGAGTATAAGATGCCTCTAACGATCATCTTAAACCATTCCCGCTCCTCTGCGCCACCACGCGCACCCCTTCAGCCATACATAGCCCAAAAAGGCAGCCGTCCGCATATCTGCGGCAGCTGCCTTTTTGGGCTTACCTGTGTTATTCCGGCATGCCGCTTATTTCTTAGCTGCAGGCACCTGTACAAAATCCTTAATAATCTCGGCCAGACGCTCCGGCGCCTCATACATGCTCATATGGCCTGCTCCGGAGATCGCTGCCTTCGTTATATTGGCCTTATCGGAGGTAAAGATCCGTTCAGCCGGCACCAGGCTGTCTTCCGTACCTGCAACAAGCAGCACCGGCACAGCAGCTGCAGAGATTACATCCCGGCGGTCCGGGCGCTCACGCATTGCCAGTGCTGCACCGGCTGCGCCTTGCGGCGGCGTCTTGTAGCCGATCTCCTTGGCCCGTTCGAGCAGCTGCGGAGCAGCATCCACAGCGAACAGTCCGGGAATCAGCGCATCCACAAATGCGGTAATCCCTTCATTCTGGATCGTGCTGACGCTCTTGAGCCGTTTCTCTCTGGCTTCCTCACTGTCCGGATAGCCGGTTGAATGGATAAGCCCGAAGCCCTTCAGCCGGGACGCATAGCGCTGGGCAAAGGATAACGTGACATAGCCGCCCATGGAATGGCCCAGCAGATAGGCCTTCTCTATTTCTAGCGAATTCAGCAGCGAGAGCACATCATCCGCCATCTGATCGATATTGTATGCGCCAAGCGGAGCATCCGATGCGCCGTGGCCGCGCAGATCGGGAGCAATTACCCGGTAGCTGCCGCTCAGATAAGGAATGACCTGCTCAAAGTACGCCGAGCTTCCGCAGAAGCCGTGGAGCAGTACAATAACCTCACCCTGCCCCTGATCACTGTAACAAATATTGCTTCCTTCACAACGGATATTTTCCATGGCCGTTTCCTTCTTTCTATGTAATGGCTAAGGCTTGTTCTAATTATTAAGCCGAACGGCTCCGCTTGAAACGTCTCTAGGGCGCCAGTCCGAAACCTTTGGCTGCGGCCAGCGCAATCTGCTCGGCCATCTGCATTACCCGGTACAGCGGCGTGGTCTGCAGTGTGCGGTAAGGAAAAGGGCCGTTCACTCCGACGATGGCAGCGAGACTGTAATTTCCAACCTCTGGCAGGCTCAGCCCAACCGATTGTGCAGGACGCAGCGGCTCACTGGCCGCAAAGTAGCAGCCCAGGGCAGCCGGAGGTCCCAGGCAGGCATCGATGGCAATCACAATCTGCCCTTCCGGAATGGCCGCAAGCTGTGCTGCCAGTGTATCCGCGTCACAGGGTAACGGCAGAGTGCCGGTGACATTGGGGAATCCGTGCATCAGCAGCCTGCTGCCGGTTAAAGGTCCCAGGGCATCGCCCGTAGAGCGGTCCGTGCCAATGCACAGAAAGGTAATCTGCTCTGTCTGATGGCGGCCGGCAATCTCATGGAAGAAGGTAATTAGCTGTTCTGAGTCCATTTTAATCCGCTTTCTGCTCTCCTGCTCCCTGATTGCCATTGTCCTTGCCTCCTTTTATCCTATACATGCTCGCAGTTATTCCCTTTAATTTAGCATGTTTTGGGGAGAGCAGACAAAAAAATGGTGTTTATTTACCCTGTCATGATAAAATACTCCAGAAGGAACCGCCGTATACTTACACAGTAAGCCGGCATTTCAACGGATCATACTCAGAAAGGACTGTTTGCACTCCATGGATCTGACAAAGCCCAGCCAGGAAAATGTGGAATTTATGATCGAGGGCATTAAGAGCAAGCTCAAAATGGCAAGCGCGGCCGCCATGCAGGCATCTGCTTTCTCGGTAGACCACTATGAGGATATTCTGGATATTTACGAGGTTGCTATGGGCAGTGACCGGCTCAGCATCTCTCAGGTCGAAGCACTGGTATCCGAGCTTGGCCGTCTGCGCAATAAATAATAAGCCTGATACAGACAGGAGCCCTCCGCCTTAAGCTGCCATTCTTACAGATGGCGCTGCGCGGAGAGCTCCTTTTACTTACGGAAGATCGATCAGAACGAATTCTGCTGCCTCGTCGCCGTTTGTTCCCTTAAGCGTCAGATCACAGCTTTTACGGATACGGGCGGCGTCACCGGGGTTCAGCTGAAACGTCCCGTCACTGCAGCTAACCTCCAGATTTCCGCTAATCAGATAAATATGCGTGCGTCTGTCCTCTTTTTGCGGATATTGCACCAGCCTGTTCGCTTCCAGCACCGACAAATAAATGGTTACATCCTCACCAAGCTTAAGCGCCCCGTCTATGTCTGCACCTGAGGCTACAGGAAGCAGAGTCCCCCTCTTCAGCTCTCGCGGAAAAAATTTGGCATCCCAGGCTGGAGCAACCCCCGGACGATCAGGCAGGAGCCACATCTGCAGAAACCGTACGTTGTCTGCTTCAGAGGAATTGGTCTCCGAATGGTTGATCCCTGTCCCCGCGCTCATTACCTGGACACTGCCCGCCTGAAGCTCGGCATGATTTCCGAGATCATCCTGATGGTTCAGCACGCCTGATATTACATAAGTAATAATCTCCAGATCGTGATGCGGATGCTCCTCCATCCCCTGCTTCGGCTTCAGCTCATTGTCGTTATGGGCCAGGAGTGCGCCAAAATGCGCGTTACTGGGATCATCATAATCGGCAAAGGAAAAGCTGAATTCGCTGTGTATCCATTCTCTATTCGAAGTATGACGCTCTGCTGACGTGATTATTTTTATCATTAGTTATGCACCTCCAAAGATGTTCAAATCTCTGCATTCTTTAAATAAACGGGAAGGGCTTAAGCCCGCTTTATGTTGATGATAGGCGCCTTAATTATGTATTTCTTACCCCCAACCTTTATCAGTCAATCAGGGCTATTTCCTATATTATTCCATACAATATATCCGGGCATGGGTAATGTTTCCTTAGCCTTCCTGCTGTTTCAGCCCATACCCCAAAGTTTATATACGAAGTAAGAACATTCAGGCTATCCTGAACACCAAGTGAACCTATTCTATTTAAGGAGTGATTAATAATGAACAAGGCAGAGACAGAATATCCGGTAGAGAGCGGAAGCACATTTTTCAAAGGTATTTTTATCGGCGGATTGTTAGGTGCCGCAGCTGCATTATTGTTCGCACCAAAACCAGGCCGCGAAATGCGCAGCGACTTGTCTGACAAGCTTACGCTTGCAACAGACAAAACAAAGGAAGTTGCCGGTGTTGTAACAGATAAAACCAAGACTATTGCCACTACTGTTGGAGAAAAGGCGACGGATCTGGCCAGCACAGTGTCCGCTAAAGCCTCCGACATCTTCACGACAGTAAGCGACAGTAAGCAGCAGATTGCTGCTACCCTGCAGGAGACCGGCAAAAAGATCGGTGATACCGTTGCCGAAGCATCCAGCGATGTCGCTTCCGATGTTAAAAAGGCGTCCGATGACGTTACAGAAGAAGCCAAGGCCTCTTCCAAAGAGGTTGCTGACAAAGCTAAGGATGCTAAGGATGAGGTCGCCAGTGAAGCTAAAGATGCCAAGGAAGAGGTTAAATCCTCCTACAAGTCCTCTTACTAAAACGCTGTGATCTACGGCTTATTCTAAAATGGAGAACAGCCAGCTCACTGCAGCTGGCTGTTCTCATGCTAACAAAACTTCTTCTAACAAGAATAAATATGCATTACACTAGAGCCTTTATGGCTTAAGAAAGCGGGGAGACCTGATGGGAGATGCGGGCAGCAAGACCAAAACGTATGAAGTCGATGAGCATCCCTTTGAGCTGCGGCATGAGGTTAAGCGGCTGAATGCCAGACTGGACAAAATAGCCGATTCACTGGAGAAATCCGAGTTCAAGGACATCCTTGAGAACTACACGAACCCCAAGAAGCGGATTGTCACCAACCTGATGGCCGGCATATCCCGGGGGCTGGGGCTTTCTCTCGGTACCTTCGTTATTCTCGGTCTACTCGGTTATGTTCTCAGCCTGTTTCTGGATGTTCCGGTTATCGGGGAGTATCTTGGGGAGATCAAAACCTATATTGATGCGAACAGCTGATATGCTCACTTTACTTGTACCCCGCCTGCAGCCTGTACATATACGGGATACAGGCGGGGTACAAGTGTTGCAGCGGCTGCCTACTCGGGGGCAATAATAAAGGACATGCCAGTCCCTGAGGGGAGGCATGTCCTTTATGGTACGGCTTATAACGGCTTCAGCATCAGTAGGAAGAGTTCGCCATGATCTGCTTCAGCTTCTCGGTGGCGCGCTTCTGAATCCGCGACACGCTCATCTGCGATACTCCCAGCTTCTGGGCAATGGCCCGCTGGGATTGGCCGTCCTGGAAAGCAAGCAGCAGCACCTGCTGCTCCTGTTCCTTGAGCTGGCCCAGCGCCTGCTGCAGATCCATCCGCTTTTCGACCGTTTCATAGTCGTTGGCGTCAGAGCTGATCAGCTCGCCGAGTGTTGCACCCGTCTCCTCCTGGGAGAGCGGGGAATCAAGCGATACGTAGTGGTAGCATTCTCTGCCGGCCAGAACTTCTACAGTTTCTTCCACGGTAAGATCAAGATAATGGGCAATTTCCTCAACTGCGGGCGACCGCTCCAGCCTGATGGTTAGCTCATCAATAGCCTGCTGAACGAGTGCACCCTTCTCCTTGATTCGTCTTGGAACCTGTATGTACCAGGATTTGTCCCGAAGGAAATTCTTCATATGGCCGATCATACTCTTCATCGCATACGGCTCGAAGGGAATTCCCAGGCTGATATCATATTGCTGAAGCAGTCTGATCAGCGCCATCTGTCCTACCTGGTACAGATCTTCATAGAGATCGGGACGGTTGCGGGCAATTTTGCCTGCCGCCATCTTGACCATAGGTTCGTATTTGCGGATCAGTACAGTAGCAATTTCATTATCCTTGGTCTGCTGGTATTCCCAGATCAGACTTACCGCTTCGTTCATGGACTCTGGGGGAGTCACTTTGTCACTCATACTTTCTCCTCGCTAAAATTAAGCCGTTTTGTCAGGGTAACGACCGTCCCTCTCCCAGCTTCACTCACGACGCTAACATCATCCATGAGTGCCTGCATAAGATAAAAGCCCAATCCGCCTACCTCAACATCATTCAGCTCTTTGTCATGCAGCGTCATGCGCGGTTCAGGTGAACCCACTCCGTCAAAGCTCTCCCCCTCGTCTTTGACAGTGATGGACAAGGCACTTGCCCCTACTTCAAAAATCACATCTACAAGCCCGTCTTCCTGGCCGTAAGCGTACAATACAGAGTTATTACAGGCTTCCGAAACGGCTACCTTCATGTCTTCAATATCCTCATAGGTGAAACCCATTTTTGAGGCAATTCCATATAAATTCAATCTGACGATATCGACATATTCTGCGCTGGCGGGTAACTGAAGAATTACTTTTTGTACGTCATCATTCATCCTTGTTTCGATCCTTTCCTTAGTTGGAGTTCTCTTGGGGGGCAAAAAACTTGGAAATACCGGTCATATCAAACAGCTTCTGAATTTGCGGCGGAACTTCCTCCACCGTAAATTTAACATCCATTCCGTGTCTTGCCTTGAGAATCGAGAGCAGAATACCGATGCCTGTGCTGTCGATATATTTCAGATCTTTCAGATTAATAACGAGATCCAGTCCCGTGTCTCCCACAAGCGGCTCCATTACCAGACGGAAATCAGGAGCGACTGACAAATCCAGCTCTCCAATCAGATAAACCGTACATACATTGCCTTCAGTTTCGGTTTTTGCGTGGAATTTTTCGCTTTTATGTGTATTCATAGACAATCTCTCCTGATTAAATGTTTTCTTTACCAATAACCCTAAAGGCATAGTGTTGAAACAAAAAACGGACAATCTGCATCAGGTAATTCCTGGATGTCCGTTAAAATAGTGAGGCGTTACGTTCAATCATGGTGCTGTCATGAGGCTCATAACGGCTGATAATCTGCTTAATGCTGCTTAGCTTCAGCGGCTTGCTGACGTACCCGTCCATCCCTGCCGCCTTACAGCGGGTCTGAATGCCTTCCATGACGTTAGCCGTCATGGCGATAATAACAGCCTTCTCAGCGGACAGGCTGCTGCCTGAGCGGATTCTGGAGGTTGCTGTGAGGCCGTCCATTACCGGCATCTGCAAATCCATAAAAATAAATTCATAGCCGTTCTGCGCAGCCAGCTCTACCGCCTGGCTTCCGTCCTCGGCTATATCGGCGCTGTAGCCCAGCTTGTCGAGCATACTGACCATCAGCCGCTGATTAATCGGATGATCGTCCACAACAAGTACCTTTTTGTGCAGCCGCTCCTTGTTTATCTCCCCATACGGCTCCTCTGTCTGAAAGCCTCTGGCAAGTTCGTCCTCAGGCATAGCCGCCTGAATGGTGAATACAAAGGTTGCCCCCTTCTCCTCCATTGATTCTACACGGATATCTCCGCCCATCATTCCGACAAGTGATTTGCAGATCGCAAGCCCGAGGCCCGTTCCGCCATATTTCCGTGTCATGGAGGAATCAAGCTGGGAAAACGGCTGGAACAGCCGGTCGCATTTCTCCGGTGAGATGCCGATCCCCGTATCCTTAACGGTAAATTCCACCATCAGCTTCCCGTCAGTATCCGCCGTTCTTGAGGCAACGAGATACACTCCGCCCTGGTTTGTGAATTTAACCGCGTTAGCGACCAGATTAATGAGCACCTGGCGCAGCCTAGCCATATCCCCGTAGATCAGCTTAGGCAGGTTCTGGTCGATGAAGTAGGCCAGCTCCAGATTCTTCTTGCCCGCCTCGGCGGAGAACAGGCTGAACACCTCCTGAATCGTCCCCTGCAGCTCAAACAGCTGCTCCTCCATCTCCATTTTCCCGGATTCCATCTTGGTAAAATCGAGAATATCATTGATTACGGTTATGAGTGTGTCCGCACTTTTGCGGATGATCTCCGTATATTCCTTCTGCTCAGGAGCAAGCTCTGTCTCCATGAGCAGGTCAATCATGCCCACTACACCGTTCATCGGCGTACGGATTTCATGACTCATCATTGCCAGAAACTCTGTCTTGGCATTGGCGGCAATCTCCGCCGCTTCCTTGGCCTTGACCAGCTCACCGTTGATTTTTTCCAGCTCCTGCGTTTTTTGCTGCAGCAGCATGGACTGCATCTGATGCTTTTTGTTGGTTAGATGCATGTTGACGAAGCCTTCAATTTTGGACTTGAGAATCTGCGGGATGAAGGGCTTGACCATATAATCAATCGCACCGGCAGAATATCCGGCAAACAGATGCTCTGCTTCCTTGCTGTTGGCCGAGATAAAGATAATCGGAATATCCTTGGTCTTTTCTCTGGCCTTGATTAATTTGGCGGTTTCAATACCGTCCATTCCCGGCATCTGTACATCCAGAACAATAACAGCGAACTCATATCTTAATAAACTCCGCAGTGCTTCTTCACCGGAATTGGCTTTGACAAGCTTGTAATGCTGGCTCTCAAGCACAGCTTCCAGTGCCAGCAGATTTTCAGGACGGTCGTCAACGAGCAGTATATGAACCGGTTCTTGAACCCCCATCAGGTCCCTCCAATCCCGTTATTGATTCTTACGGTATATTTTTTCCACTCTGTCCAGGGGCTCGTAGCCGTTGCTGTACCTGGTGAAATGAATAGATTCCTTTGATCCAAGTACCAGTACACCAAACCGGCTGAGGCTCTCATAAAACAGGCCGTGCACATGATCGCGCAGCTCATCGTTGAAATAAATCATTACGTTACGGCAAAAAATGACATTAAATTCATTGAAGGAAGTATCTGTCGCCAGATTATGCTCGGCAAAAATAATGTTTTTGCGCAGAAACGGCTGGAGAATGACTGAATTATATTTTGCCGTGTAATATTCTGAAAAGGCGCGGGTTCCGCCCGCTTCCATGTAGTTCTTGGTGTATTGCTTCATTCTGCTGATCTCGTATACCCCTTCTTTGGCCTGCTGCAGGGAACGCGCATTCATATCCGTTGCATAAATACGGGCTTTATCATACAGCCCCTCCTCATGCAGCAGAATCGCCATCGAGTACACCTCTTCACCGGTGGAGCAGCCCGCATGCCATATTCTGATATACGGGTAGGTCCTCAGCAGCGGCACGACCTTCTGGCGGAAGGTTAGGAAGAGGCCGGGATCACGGAACATTTCTGTAACAGGAATAGAAAGGCTGTACACAAAACGTTCAAAGCAGGCACGGTCATGCAGAACCTTCTCCTGAAGCGCAGATATGGTAGGTACATTCTCGGCATGGACATGATGCCAGATACGCCGCTTCAGTGAAGGGAGCGCATAATTTCTGAAATCATACCCGTACAAGCGGTGCACTCCGCTGAGCAGCAGCTCAATTTCGATCTGCTCCAGCTCCTGCCTGCTTCCCGGACTATCAGCCTGTTCATCATATCCGCGTTCCATTGCTGTCATCAATATCCCTGCTCTCCTGCTTACTTCCGTGTTTCCGGACTGTTATTTTGCTCTTACTGTAATGCTATTACCCCAATAATCGGCTTACGAATACAGCCATACACGCATTAGGGAAAGAAGCTGGTCGGTACTGATCGGCTTCTTCATGTAATCGGACGCTCCGGCCTCAATACACTTGGCCCGGTCCTCCTTCATCGCCTTCGCTGTGAGCGCGATAATCGGCAGCTTCTGATATTGCGGCATCTCGCGGATACGGCGCATAGCCTCATATCCGTCCATTTCCGGCATCATCATATCCATAAGCACCAGATCAAAATCATTGTGCTCAACCAGCAGTTCGAGTGCCTCGCGGCCGTTCTCGGCGAACTTCACTTCCATGTGGTATCCTTCGAGCACGCTGGACAGGGCAAAGACGTTACGTATGTCATCATCGACGAGCAGTATTTTCTTGCCGTCGAAGAGCTCCTCCTTATTGTGCAGCTTCTGCAGAATTTTACGCTTGTCCTCCGGCAGGTTGGCTTCCACCCGGTGCAGGAACAGCGTTGTCTCGTCAAGCAGACGCTCCGGAGAGCGGACATCCTTAATAATAATGGATTCTGCATATTTACGCAGCTGTGTCTCTTCTTTGCTGTCCAGATCCTTGCCTGTATAAATAATGATTGGCAGATCGTTGAGCTCTTCATCGTCGCGGATCTGGTCCAGCAGCTCAAAGCCGGTCATATCTTCCAGCATAAGGTCAAGCACCATACAGTCATACCGCTGCTTGCGCAGCTCACTGAGCGCTTCCCCGCCGGTAGACACTGCCGTAATGGCAACATCGTCATGACCGATCAGCTCCATAATGGAACGTCGCTGGATCTCATCATCCTCAACAATCAGAAGATGCTTCAATGTGCTGGAGGTATAGTTTTCGATCTGTGAAAAGGCCCGGTCCAGCGCCTGTTTGGAGGAAGGCTTCTTCAGGTAGGCCATCGCCCCCATCATAAGCCCCTGCTTGACCTCGTCATTGACAGAGATGACATGCACAGGAATGTGCCGGGTCTGCGAGGCTCCCTTGAGCTCCCTAAGGATCGACCAGCCGTCCATGACAGGCAGCTGAATGTCCAGGATGATGGCATCCGGCAGGAACGTCTTGGCCATCTGAAGTCCGGTATCCCCCTGCAGGGCAACCAGACCCTTGAAGCCGCGGCCGCGGGCCATGCCAAGCAGAATCTTGGCGAAGCTGTCATCATCCTCAATAATCAGGATAACCTTATCTTCCGGCTGAAGCCCCTCACGGTCATCGTCAACAATAACCGGATTCAGCGGTACCGGCATCGCCTCATCCGCTCCGGCAGGCTGCAGATTCTCTGCATATTCGGTCCGGGTATGGGCAGCAGCCACTTCCACAGCACCCGGGAGCAGGCTGTAATGCCCCTTCACAGGCAGGTAGAGGGTAAACACGCTACCCTGGCCTTCACGTGAGTCCAGTCCTATTGCGCCGCCCATCAGCCGGGCCAGCTCACGGCTGATGGACAATCCCAGCCCGGTTCCCCCGTATTTGCGGCTGGTTGTACCGTCCACCTGCTGGAACGCCTCAAACACAATTTCCGTCTTGTCAGAAGGAATACCTATCCCGCTGTCTTTAACTGCAATGGCCACATAATCGAATTCATCCGGCAGAAATGACGGCAGACGGCCGGGTTCAGCACGGCTGATTGAGAATTCCACAAAGCCTTCACTCGTAAACTTGAAGGCATTGGACAGCAGATTGCGCAGAATCTGCTTGAGCCGGTGGCTGTCTGTATACAGGCTGTCCGGCAGAGGCTCATCAAAGGCTAAGCGCAGAGACAGCCCCTTCTTGGCCGCCTGTGGCGCAAAATTCTGCTTCACAAAGGCTTTGAGCTCGGTAATCGGGATATCTTCGTAATTCAGCTCCATCTTACCGGCATCCACCTTGGACAGGTCGAGGATCTCATCAATCATCTTCAGCAGATCGGCACCGGACATATAGATCGTATGGGCAAATTCCACCTGCTTATCCGACAGGTTGCCTTCTTTGTTCTCGGTGAGCAGCTGGGAGAGAATCAGCAGGCTGTTCAGCGGAGTCCGCAGCTCATGGGACATGTTAGCGAGAAACTCTGATTTGTATTTTCCTGTAACAGCCAGCTGCATTGCCTGCTTCTCCAGCTGGCTGCGGGCATGCTCAATTTCATCCTTCTTCTCCTCGACCTCCTGAACCTGCTCCTCAAGGGCGCGGGTCTTGGCCATAAGCTCGATATTAAAGTGCTCCAGCTCGCCCTGCTGCCGCTGCAGCAGCTCCTCGGAACGCTTCAGCGCATCGGTCTGCTCTTCCAGGTTCTCGTTGGACCGGCGCAGCTCCTCCTGCTGGGTCTGCAGCTCCTCTGACTGGCACTGCAGCTCCTCCGTCAGCGCCTGCGATTCACGCAGCAGCTCTTCAACAGTCATCCGGCGGATAATATTATTAAGGATAATGCCCAGATTATTAGCCAGCTGGTGGAGGAGCTCATTCTGCAGCACAGTAAACGGTGTAAAGGAGGCAAACTCGAGCACACCCAGAACCTCATCCTCAAAAAATACAGGATAAATAAAAATATGGTCCGGATGTGCATCCCCGAAGCCTGAGGAGACATTAATATAATCATCAGGAGCCTTCTCAAGCTTGAGCGGCTTCTTGTCCAAAGCACATTGTCCTACAAGGCCCTGGCCTATATCAAAGTACTCTTTAAGGCCATCCTCGGCATCACCGGCATAAAAAGCGCTTGCCAGCAGCCGGTTAGGGTTATGGAGATCCTTCAGGTATAGCGCCCCGTATTGTGCTCCAAGCACAGGGGTAAATTCACTGATGAAGGTCTGGGAGACCTGGTCCAACGAGCTGACACCGCGCAGCAGCTCCGTCACGCGCGCGATATTGCCATTAAGCCAGGCCTGATCGCTCTGCGCCTGGGTATAGGCCTTCTCCAGCTGCTGCTTCTGCTCGATATCCTCGGCCATCTGCTGAAAGACCCTGGCCACATCACCAATCTCGTCCTTCGAATTGACCTTGATCCGGCGGATTGCCCGCATTCTTCCGCTTCCGAAGCTGTTAATCATCATGGACACCACATTAAGTCCGCGCGTGATGCTCGGAATCACCCATAGAATGACCCCCAGCCCCAGCAGCAGCCCGACTACCATAATTAACGTCACCATCTGAATGGAACGTTCCGAAGCGTCCTGTGCCAGGTTTGTTTCCTCAGTCATCCGGTTGGCGTTATAGTCCGACAGGGAGTTCAGGCTGTTAAGCATTTCATTCTGGATATCCTGCCCTTCGGAGTTACGGTAAGCGTTGGCGTTCTGGAAATAACCGGCTTCAAGCATCTCTACTGCCTTGTTCTGATAATTCATATAAGCGGCATATGCATTCTCTATCCGGTTGAGTATTTCTATTTCATCTGCAGAGGTAAGTGAAGCTTCGATAGTCTTAAGATGTCCATCTGCCTTAACCACTTTATTCTCAAGCTCTGTCTTCTGGATATCTACTGTCTCTACATCTGCATTAAGCATTGCGGTCGTCAGGATGCGGGCCATATCATTGACCTCACCGCGCAGCCCGGACGAAGCAC
Proteins encoded:
- a CDS encoding response regulator, with the protein product MKIKAKLLIGFSSMLAIMLALTMIGYDRLNYMSDQLDSFTARYDKGRASSGLRGEVNDMARILTTAMLNADVETVDIQKTELENKVVKADGHLKTIEASLTSADEIEILNRIENAYAAYMNYQNKAVEMLEAGYFQNANAYRNSEGQDIQNEMLNSLNSLSDYNANRMTEETNLAQDASERSIQMVTLIMVVGLLLGLGVILWVIPSITRGLNVVSMMINSFGSGRMRAIRRIKVNSKDEIGDVARVFQQMAEDIEQKQQLEKAYTQAQSDQAWLNGNIARVTELLRGVSSLDQVSQTFISEFTPVLGAQYGALYLKDLHNPNRLLASAFYAGDAEDGLKEYFDIGQGLVGQCALDKKPLKLEKAPDDYINVSSGFGDAHPDHIFIYPVFFEDEVLGVLEFASFTPFTVLQNELLHQLANNLGIILNNIIRRMTVEELLRESQALTEELQCQSEELQTQQEELRRSNENLEEQTDALKRSEELLQRQQGELEHFNIELMAKTRALEEQVQEVEEKKDEIEHARSQLEKQAMQLAVTGKYKSEFLANMSHELRTPLNSLLILSQLLTENKEGNLSDKQVEFAHTIYMSGADLLKMIDEILDLSKVDAGKMELNYEDIPITELKAFVKQNFAPQAAKKGLSLRLAFDEPLPDSLYTDSHRLKQILRNLLSNAFKFTSEGFVEFSISRAEPGRLPSFLPDEFDYVAIAVKDSGIGIPSDKTEIVFEAFQQVDGTTSRKYGGTGLGLSISRELARLMGGAIGLDSREGQGSVFTLYLPVKGHYSLLPGAVEVAAAHTRTEYAENLQPAGADEAMPVPLNPVIVDDDREGLQPEDKVILIIEDDDSFAKILLGMARGRGFKGLVALQGDTGLQMAKTFLPDAIILDIQLPVMDGWSILRELKGASQTRHIPVHVISVNDEVKQGLMMGAMAYLKKPSSKQALDRAFSQIENYTSSTLKHLLIVEDDEIQRRSIMELIGHDDVAITAVSTGGEALSELRKQRYDCMVLDLMLEDMTGFELLDQIRDDEELNDLPIIIYTGKDLDSKEETQLRKYAESIIIKDVRSPERLLDETTLFLHRVEANLPEDKRKILQKLHNKEELFDGKKILLVDDDIRNVFALSSVLEGYHMEVKFAENGREALELLVEHNDFDLVLMDMMMPEMDGYEAMRRIREMPQYQKLPIIALTAKAMKEDRAKCIEAGASDYMKKPISTDQLLSLMRVWLYS